The genomic interval TCACCAGGGTCGCGGGGGCGTGCAGCCCCAGGGCTTTGCTCAGCCGGCCGGCGTCGAGGGGCCGGTGCGGATCATCCGCATGATGCACCGTCCACTCGAGCTCGACGCCGTGCAGCCGAGGTGGACCGTGCTTGAAACAGACCATCGCGACGTACCCCTCCGCTTCGGCCCGGGAGCCGATCGGAGTCGTCGCCGGAGAACCGCCGGGCGAGGTCACGTCAGCGAACCTAGCTCCGGACCCACAACTGGACAACCGACCAGGAATTACCCCTCGGTGACGTCTGGGGTGCATGTCGAATCATGCGCAGCATGCTTCCCGAGGCCACCGACAGTTTCCGGCCGGATCAGGACAGGCAGTTCCGCTCTGAGCGAAATTCTGCCCAGACGCTCAGCGGAAGCGCGGGCAGGTCGTGCAGGCCGCCACGTTCGGCAGCACGTAGAAGTAGCAGCAGGATGTCCGCAGCTTCTGCTCCAGCGACACTCCGAACGCCACAGCCGCTGCCTCGGCGTACGGCGCCTCCTCGGGCAACCGGATCGCGGCCCGCACCTCGTCGTCGACCGCACCGAACCGCTGCAGCGAGCCCAGCTTCACACCGGGCCGATAGGAGTCCAGGAACGCTCCGGCGTGGGCCTTGAGTTGTTCGGCGGCGGTGTCGACCGACACCACCTCGTCGGACAGCAATGCAACCTCGGCCGGGTAGTGCGCGGTCGGATGCCGTTTGAACGCCAGCGCGTCCGGTGAGACCGCCGGTGACCAGCCAGTCACCGCAGTACTCACTCCGGCGACCAGGGAAGGCACCTGGACGTACCACATCAGCGTGAACATCGCTGCGACCTGCAGCGGCGGATCGATCGCGTAGTCGCGCGCATAGTCCGCAGCCGCCGCAGACCGCCATCCGTCCGTCGGGTCGCCGCCTGCCTGCTGCTGTGCGATCAGCTCCGCACACGAGATCCAATCCGGTCCGCGCACCGCGTTCGCCGTACGCACGGACAGCCAGCTGACCGAGTCGGCCAGCACATCCGCCAGGCCGCGCACGGAGTACGTCACCCGGCCAGCCTACGATCCGGTACGACGACCGGTGCGCCGCCGACCTCGACGACGGTCG from Kribbella sp. NBC_00709 carries:
- a CDS encoding (2Fe-2S)-binding protein, which gives rise to MTYSVRGLADVLADSVSWLSVRTANAVRGPDWISCAELIAQQQAGGDPTDGWRSAAAADYARDYAIDPPLQVAAMFTLMWYVQVPSLVAGVSTAVTGWSPAVSPDALAFKRHPTAHYPAEVALLSDEVVSVDTAAEQLKAHAGAFLDSYRPGVKLGSLQRFGAVDDEVRAAIRLPEEAPYAEAAAVAFGVSLEQKLRTSCCYFYVLPNVAACTTCPRFR